One genomic region from Quercus robur chromosome 4, dhQueRobu3.1, whole genome shotgun sequence encodes:
- the LOC126722741 gene encoding putative disease resistance protein RGA4: MAEAILFGLAQKMIENLGSQTFQEIGSLWGVKDKLEKIKNTVSTVQAVLQDAAEQQSHNHQVKDWLQKLNDAVYDADDLLSEFSTEATRRSMVSGNKVTKEVRTFFSKSNQLAFRGKMSRKIKAMRQKLNAIAEDKNKFNLKVDNVETNVMSRKRETHSFVRGEVVIGRDEDKKNIIDLLFDSNVQENISVIPIVGIGGLGKTTLAQYAYNDEKVQKYFELKMWACISDVFDLKIIIEKIIASTSDHAPVGNLVIDQLQSQLRKKIEGKKYLLVLDDIWNEDPENWRELKSLLMGGSKGSKIIITSRIRLVAEITRTVSPYFLEGLSKEQSWVLFRQVAFRNGQEANNPKLVTIGRDIVNMCQGVPLALKSIGNLLYFKEKESEWSYVQDNIEANVIQGNGILPILKLSYDHLPSHLKSCFTYCSLFPKDYEMDKETVIQLWIAQGFVQSSIKNQQLEDIGDEYFKDLLWRSFFEEVETYNGLRYKMHDLMHDLAEVVAGEECRLVSFDGKNVNEKNHHVSCPFHIGSSFTESLRFLVKAVKLYTFLLTFSEMNSGALEESTLNTIILSFKSLRALDIHALKITSIPNSIGKLRHLKYLDVSFNKDIKTLPDSITTLLNLQVLKLYDCEGLKELPKKFRELVSLKHLYNDGCYNLSHMPHGLGQMTSLQTLKLFNVSTSSETGGLGELKELNNLRGTLEISHLERLTEANSKSIVVNLWEKQHLEKLILKWHHQDQVHNNEDEKLLEDLQSHQNLKYLEVHQYKGVKFLSWVSSLTNLVDLKIQNCKRCRYLPPLSHLPSLKSLTLDTMNDLEYISDNDMSKELATLSTILSTAFFPSLKSLTIRACLNLKGWWGRTGRDLVATSSASTPDHQQDQSHNSIPLFPLLSYLQISNCPKMTSMPLFPNLEERLFLSNVSLRPLQETMSMSFLVPSSSSSLSSSSPLSKLNDMTLDSIEDIVSLPAEWALYSLKQLQIWDCPKLTSMSGAIRYLTSLCFLSIDDCEEFDPFRDMHDDGMEWQCLICLRHLEFRGIPKLKSLPVGLQCISTLKELRISNCPNLMTLSELTSLEYLGIERCEPNLTSLLEISCLTSLQSLGIVDFPNLITLPESIRNLISLETLFIQSCPNLTTLPDDGFIKSLRKLLIINCPQLAEKYKNKIDKDFPNLEIEWR, translated from the coding sequence ATGGCCGAAGCAATCCTCTTTGGTCTTGCAcagaaaatgattgaaaatcTGGGCTCTCAGACTTTCCAAGAGATTGGATCACTCTGGGGTGTTAAAGATAAGCttgaaaaaatcaagaacacCGTTTCCACGGTCCAAGCTGTACTTCAGGATGCAGCGGAGCAGCAAAGTCATAACCATCAAGTCAAGGACTGGCTCCAAAAGCTCAACGATGCAGTTTATGACGCAGATGACTTGTTGAGTGAGTTTTCAACTGAAGCTACAAGGCGAAGCATGGTGAGTGGGAATAAAGTCACAAAAGAGGTACGCACTTTCTTTTCAAAGTCAAACCAACTAGCTTTTCGTGGTAAGATGAGTCGTAAAATAAAGGCAATGAGGCAAAAGCTAAATGCAATAGCAGAAGATAAGAACAAGTTTAACTTGAAAGTAGACAACGTAGAGACGAATGTTATGAGTAGGAAGAGGGAGACTCACTCTTTTGTTCGGGGAGAGGTTGTTATTGGGAGGGATGAGGACAAAAAGAATATCATAGACCTATTATTCGACTCTAATGTACAAGAGAATATTTCGGTCATTCCCATTGTGGGGATCGGGGGCTTAGGGAAGACTACACTTGCTCAATATGCGTACAATGAtgagaaagttcaaaaatactTTGAGTTAAAAATGTGGGCATGCATCTCTGAtgtatttgatttaaaaataattattgaaaaGATAATAGCATCTACTTCTGATCATGCACCAGTTGGAAACCTTGTAATAGATCAGTTGCAAAGTCAACTtcgtaaaaaaattgaaggaaagaAATACTTACTTGTATTAGATGATATATGGAATGAAGATCCTGAAAACTGGCGTGAATTGAAAAGTCTTTTAATGGGTGGTTCCAAAGGCAGTAAGATTATAATAACTAGTCGTATTAGATTGGTTGCAGAGATTACACGCACAGTTTCACCATATTTTCTCGAAGGTCTGTCCAAAGAACAATCTTGGGTTTTATTTAGGCAAGTGGCATTTAGAAATGGGCAAGAGGCCAACAATCCTAAACTAGTGACAATTGGAAGGGACATTGTAAACATGTGTCAAGGGGTACCACTTGCTCTAAAGTCCATAGGAAATTTGTTATACTTCAAGGAAAAAGAGTCTGAATGGTCATACGTGCAGGATAATATAGAAGCAAATGTAATTCAAGGGAATGGAATTTtaccaattttaaaattgagttatgaTCATCTCCCATCACATTTAAAGAGTTGTTTCACTTATTGCTCTTTGTTTCCCAAAGATTATGAGATGGATAAGGAAACAGTAATACAACTATGGATAGCACAAGGATTTGTCCAATCATCAATCAAAAACCAACAATTGGAGGACATTGGTGATGAGTATTTCAAGGATTTACTTTGGAGGTCCTTCTTTGAAGAAGTAGAGACTTACAATGGCTTAAGATACAAGATGCATGATTTAATGCATGATCTTGCAGAAGTTGTTGCAGGCGAGGAGTGCAGACTTGTTAGTTTTGATGGCAAAAATgttaatgaaaaaaatcatcatGTATCATGCCCATTTCATATTGGCTCATCTTTTACTGAATCTTTAAGGTTTTTGGTTAAAGCAGTCAAGCTATATACATTTCTTCTAACATTTAGTGAGATGAACTCTGGTGCCTTGGAAGAGTCAACGTTGAATACAATTATTTTGAGTTTCAAGAGCTTGCGTGCGTTAGATATACATGCATTGAAGATTACATCAATACCAAATTCTATAGGGAAGTTAAGACATCTAAAGTATCTTGATGTTTCTTTTAACAAGGATATTAAAACTCTCCCTGATTCAATTACTACATTGTTGAATTTGCAAGTACTAAAACTTTATGATTGTGAAGGCCTTAAAGAATTACCCAAAAAGTTTAGAGAATTGGTTAGCCTCAAACATCTTTATAATGATGGTTGTTATAATTTGAGTCACATGCCTCATGGATTAGGGCAAATGACTTCACTTCAAACATTAAAATTATTCAATGTGAGCACGTCCTCCGAGACTGGTGGATTAGGTGAATTGAAGGAGCTAAACAACTTGCGAGGAACATTAGAGATCTCACATTTGGAACGGTTGACAGAAGCTAACTCAAAATCCATTGTTGTGAATTTATGGGAAAAGCAACATCTTGAAAAACTGATATTAAAATGGCATCATCAAGATCAAGTACATAATAATGAAGATGAGAAGTTATTAGAAGACCTCCAGTCACACCAAAATCTCAAATATTTGGAAGTGCATCAGTACAAGGGTGTGAAATTTTTAAGTTGGGTCTCTTCTCTCACAAATCTTGTTGATTTAAAGATACAGAATTGTAAGAGATGTCGATATCTGCCACCATTGTCTCATCTCCCCTCTTTAAAATCTCTAACGCTTGACACAATGAATGATTTGGAGTACATATCCGATAATGATATGAGTAAAGAGTTGGCTACTCTATCCACAATATTATCAACAGCGTTCTTCCCATCTCTAAAGTCACTCACAATAAGGGCATGTCTTAATTTGAAGGGATGGTGGGGGAGAACAGGGAGGGATTTAGTTGCAACATCATCTGCGTCAACACCAGATCATCAACAAGATCAGTCTCACAACTCAATACCTTtatttcctcttctttcttatttGCAGATTAGTAATTGCCCTAAAATGACTTCCATGCCCCTGTTTCCCAATCTCGAAGAACGGCTATTTTTATCGAATGTCAGTTTGAGGCCTTTGCAAGAGACAATGTCAATGAGTTTTTTAGTTCCCTCTTCCTCCTCTTCATtatcctcttcttctcctctctccaAATTAAATGATATGACTTTGGATTCTATAGAAGATATAGTGTCTCTTCCGGCTGAGTGGGCACTATATTCTCTGAAGCAACTACAAATTTGGGATTGCCCTAAACTAACATCTATGTCTGGAGCGATACGTTATCTCACCTCCCTCTGTTTTCTATCAATTGACGATTGCGAGGAGTTCGATCCATTCAGAGACATGCATGATGATGGCATGGAATGGCAATGCCTCATTTGCCTCCGTCATTTAGAATTCAGAGGCATTCCGAAATTGAAGTCTCTCCCTGTGGGTCTTCAATGTATTTCCACCCTAAAAGAGCTCAGAATTTCGAACTGTCCCAATTTAATGACTTTGTCAGAGCTCACCTCACTTGAATATCTTGGGATTGAAAGATGCGAGCCTAATTTGACATCACTTCTTGAGATTAGTTGTCTCACTTCTTTACAGTCGCTGGGAATTGTTGACTTTCCCAATTTGATTACTCTCCCTGAATCAATTAGGAATCTAATCTCACTTGAAACACTTTTCATTCAGTCCTGTCCCAATCTCACAACACTACCTGATGATGGTTTTATCAAGTCTTTACGAAAACTGCTAATTATTAATTGTCCTCAGTTAgctgaaaaatacaaaaataaaatcgaTAAGGATTTCCCTAATTTGGAAATCGAATGGCGTTGA
- the LOC126724291 gene encoding wall-associated receptor kinase-like 8 isoform X1: MALTLLNCFKKVKILLNTLLLQVMSLWNSIMGMIKEKRIKMEKAMQVFEAKEEYFIQNGAILLEKQISCNQGRDIETIGVFFAKDIQQAENNYDPDLILGAEIGTVYKGKLDDRQVAIKVKGPLRLWSFEKTIDFFLNQVAIKQLISNKNVFRIYGCCLETEISILVFELISNNTLFDNLHGKGKWVPRLISWLDRVRIAVETYYAICYMHCGRSRPIVHLDKSFTAKLSNFGFVVSIAPGERLFSR, encoded by the exons ATGGCTCTCACCTTACTTAATTGCTTTAAAAAG GTTAAGATTCTCCTGAATACTCTCTTGCTACAGGTTATGAGTCTTTGGAATAGCATAATGGGGATGATAAAAG AGAAGAGAATCAAGATGGAGAAAGCAATGCAGGTATTTGAGGCCAAAGAAGAGTACTTCATCCAGAATGGAGCAATCTTACTAGAGAAGCAAATCTCCTGCAACCAAGGTAGAGATATAGAGACAATTGGGGTTTTCTTTGCCAAGGACATTCAACAAGCTGAAAATAACTATGATCCTGATCTAATACTTGGTGCTGAAATTGGAACAGTCTACAAAGGAAAACTAGATGATCGGCAAGTTGCTATTAAAGTTAAAGGCCCTCTTAGACTTTGGTCCTTTGAGAAGACAATAGATTTCTTCTTAAATCAAGTTGCAATAAAACAATTGATCAGTAACAAGAATGTTTTCAGAATCTATGGTTGCTGCCTGGAAACTGAAATTTCCATCCTGGTTTTTGAGCTCATCTCCAACAACACTCTTTTTGATAATCTCCATGGTAAAGGCAAATGGGTTCCTCGCCTGATCTCATGGCTTGACCGTGTGAGAATTGCCGTGGAGACATACTATGCTATTTGTTACATGCATTGTGGCAGGTCAAGACCAATAGTACATTTGGATAAATCTTTCACTGCCAAACTATctaattttggttttgtggtttcaATTGCACCAGGAGAAAGACTTTTTTCAAGGTAA
- the LOC126724291 gene encoding wall-associated receptor kinase-like 8 isoform X2 → MSLWNSIMGMIKEKRIKMEKAMQVFEAKEEYFIQNGAILLEKQISCNQGRDIETIGVFFAKDIQQAENNYDPDLILGAEIGTVYKGKLDDRQVAIKVKGPLRLWSFEKTIDFFLNQVAIKQLISNKNVFRIYGCCLETEISILVFELISNNTLFDNLHGKGKWVPRLISWLDRVRIAVETYYAICYMHCGRSRPIVHLDKSFTAKLSNFGFVVSIAPGERLFSR, encoded by the exons ATGAGTCTTTGGAATAGCATAATGGGGATGATAAAAG AGAAGAGAATCAAGATGGAGAAAGCAATGCAGGTATTTGAGGCCAAAGAAGAGTACTTCATCCAGAATGGAGCAATCTTACTAGAGAAGCAAATCTCCTGCAACCAAGGTAGAGATATAGAGACAATTGGGGTTTTCTTTGCCAAGGACATTCAACAAGCTGAAAATAACTATGATCCTGATCTAATACTTGGTGCTGAAATTGGAACAGTCTACAAAGGAAAACTAGATGATCGGCAAGTTGCTATTAAAGTTAAAGGCCCTCTTAGACTTTGGTCCTTTGAGAAGACAATAGATTTCTTCTTAAATCAAGTTGCAATAAAACAATTGATCAGTAACAAGAATGTTTTCAGAATCTATGGTTGCTGCCTGGAAACTGAAATTTCCATCCTGGTTTTTGAGCTCATCTCCAACAACACTCTTTTTGATAATCTCCATGGTAAAGGCAAATGGGTTCCTCGCCTGATCTCATGGCTTGACCGTGTGAGAATTGCCGTGGAGACATACTATGCTATTTGTTACATGCATTGTGGCAGGTCAAGACCAATAGTACATTTGGATAAATCTTTCACTGCCAAACTATctaattttggttttgtggtttcaATTGCACCAGGAGAAAGACTTTTTTCAAGGTAA
- the LOC126724291 gene encoding wall-associated receptor kinase-like 8 isoform X3, translating into MILLTEKRIKMEKAMQVFEAKEEYFIQNGAILLEKQISCNQGRDIETIGVFFAKDIQQAENNYDPDLILGAEIGTVYKGKLDDRQVAIKVKGPLRLWSFEKTIDFFLNQVAIKQLISNKNVFRIYGCCLETEISILVFELISNNTLFDNLHGKGKWVPRLISWLDRVRIAVETYYAICYMHCGRSRPIVHLDKSFTAKLSNFGFVVSIAPGERLFSR; encoded by the coding sequence ATGATTCTATTGACAGAGAAGAGAATCAAGATGGAGAAAGCAATGCAGGTATTTGAGGCCAAAGAAGAGTACTTCATCCAGAATGGAGCAATCTTACTAGAGAAGCAAATCTCCTGCAACCAAGGTAGAGATATAGAGACAATTGGGGTTTTCTTTGCCAAGGACATTCAACAAGCTGAAAATAACTATGATCCTGATCTAATACTTGGTGCTGAAATTGGAACAGTCTACAAAGGAAAACTAGATGATCGGCAAGTTGCTATTAAAGTTAAAGGCCCTCTTAGACTTTGGTCCTTTGAGAAGACAATAGATTTCTTCTTAAATCAAGTTGCAATAAAACAATTGATCAGTAACAAGAATGTTTTCAGAATCTATGGTTGCTGCCTGGAAACTGAAATTTCCATCCTGGTTTTTGAGCTCATCTCCAACAACACTCTTTTTGATAATCTCCATGGTAAAGGCAAATGGGTTCCTCGCCTGATCTCATGGCTTGACCGTGTGAGAATTGCCGTGGAGACATACTATGCTATTTGTTACATGCATTGTGGCAGGTCAAGACCAATAGTACATTTGGATAAATCTTTCACTGCCAAACTATctaattttggttttgtggtttcaATTGCACCAGGAGAAAGACTTTTTTCAAGGTAA